A single region of the Blattabacterium sp. (Cryptocercus kyebangensis) genome encodes:
- the carA gene encoding glutamine-hydrolyzing carbamoyl-phosphate synthase small subunit, translating to MKKNNRRRNAMLILEDGTRYEAYHFGAPVSSSGEVVFNTAMTGYTESMTDPSYKGQILTYTYPIIGNYGIPSPSSKESIQEFYESDKVQVSGLIISYYSNRPYHWNMYTTLSDWLKENGIPGIYGIDTRFIAKKLRNKGGSMLGKILIMEQEDIPFYDPNQDNLSKKVSTYKKIIYGNGKYKILLVDFGLKNNILRCLLRRNCTIIRVPWDYDFTKEEYDGLVLSNGPGNPKIYEKPISYIRMAMKKERPRPIFGICLGNQLLGIAAGGYTYKLQYAHRGHNQPVVFLETGQNFITSQNHGYVLDTTNISREWKMFFKNLNDNTCEGIIHDCKPFFSVQFHPEASSGPTDTEFLFDFFINSIGSSRKLITKIV from the coding sequence ATGAAAAAAAATAATAGGAGAAGAAATGCTATGCTTATACTGGAAGATGGAACTAGGTATGAAGCTTATCATTTTGGAGCTCCAGTTTCCTCTTCCGGAGAAGTAGTATTTAATACAGCTATGACCGGATATACGGAAAGTATGACGGATCCCTCTTACAAAGGTCAAATTTTGACTTATACTTATCCTATAATCGGGAATTATGGTATTCCTTCACCATCTTCCAAAGAATCTATCCAGGAATTTTACGAATCCGATAAGGTTCAAGTGTCCGGACTTATTATTTCATATTATTCCAACCGTCCGTATCATTGGAATATGTATACGACTCTATCGGATTGGTTAAAAGAAAATGGTATTCCTGGAATCTATGGGATAGATACTAGATTTATTGCAAAAAAACTTAGAAATAAAGGAGGATCCATGTTAGGGAAAATTTTAATAATGGAACAAGAAGATATTCCTTTTTATGATCCTAATCAAGACAATCTTTCTAAAAAAGTTTCTACCTATAAAAAAATCATATATGGAAATGGAAAATATAAAATATTACTTGTAGATTTTGGATTAAAAAATAATATTTTACGTTGTTTATTGCGAAGAAATTGTACCATAATAAGGGTCCCATGGGATTATGATTTTACGAAGGAAGAATATGATGGACTGGTCCTTTCTAATGGACCTGGAAATCCAAAGATTTATGAAAAACCAATATCCTATATTCGTATGGCTATGAAAAAAGAACGACCTAGACCTATATTTGGGATCTGTTTAGGAAATCAACTTTTGGGTATTGCTGCAGGAGGATATACTTATAAACTTCAGTATGCACATAGGGGACATAATCAACCTGTTGTATTTTTAGAAACAGGACAAAATTTTATTACATCACAAAACCATGGATATGTTTTGGACACTACCAATATTTCTAGAGAATGGAAGATGTTCTTTAAAAATTTAAATGATAACACTTGCGAAGGAATCATTCATGATTGTAAACCTTTTTTTTCGGTTCAATTTCATCCAGAAGCCTCAAGTGGACCTACAGATACCGAATTTTTATTCGATTTTTTTATCAATTCAATTGGATCTTCCAGAAAATTGATTACAAAAATAGTATGA
- the carB gene encoding carbamoyl-phosphate synthase (glutamine-hydrolyzing) large subunit, whose product MKIDKVLILGSGALKIGEAGEFDYSGTQALKALKEEGIYTILINPNIATVQTSKEVADKVYFLPLTFFFIKSVIEKEKPKGIFLSFGGQTALNCGIQLFKEGIIEKYKIQVLGTSIESIIHSEDRNLFRNRLSRINIKTAKSFVVHSMDHAIFYSLKIGFPIIIRSSYTLGGLGSGYAKNIHDLKEIVSKAFYYSSQVVVEEYLEGWKEIEYEIVRDKYNNCIAVCNMENFDPIGIHTGESIVVSPSQTLTNSEYYGLRNLAIHIARDLKIVGECNVQFALDPRSEDYRVIEVNARLSRSSALASKATGYPLAFVSAKLAIGYGLHELKNSVNKTTYAFFEPALDYVVCKIPRWDLNKFYGVSNRIGSSMKSIGEVMAIGGSFEEALQKGIRMLDIGMLGFINSKKKMGSTLLLKEFLKNPTDQRILFLEEAFEKGISIKEIHDLTKIDPWFLSQLDNIFQTKKEITSYDDWRDIPDELFRKAKQEGFSDMQIANLFIDKDKESIYAMEEKIRKYRKKKGIIPYVRQIDTLGAEYPSYTNYLYLTYHSIQHDVLYEKDHQSVITLGSGVYRIGSSVEFDWCCVNTLNTINKESYRSIMINYNPETVSTDFDVCDRLYFEEITLERVLDIIDLEKPKGTIVSMGGQIPNNLVLKLYEKGVKILGTSPISIDKVENRYKFSNAMDVLGIGQPRWKELSDFDSIYQFVEKVDYPILVRPSYVLSGSDMNVISNYEELQHYLLRNKESVSPDHPLVITEFIRNAKEMELDAVSQNGEILYYAISEHVEFAGVHSGDATLVYPPHNLYLSTLKEIIRMSKKIAKYFNISGPFNIQFLSKENEVKVIECNLRASRSFPFVSKISQFNMIELATQVLLGKKKKKTKPNFFTTNFLGIKASQFSFSRLQDADPILGVDMTSTGEVGCLGYTFDEALLKSMLSVGYTIPKKNILISSGPIDSKLDLLNMVKLLHKKRYILFATEGTNNFLSDCGVPSIRVHWPNERKYPNVIDLIKDRKFDLIINIPKNLSKFELDNDYAIRRCSVDFNIPLLTNTRLAKAFIQAFCNLSMDKLSINSWDEYQ is encoded by the coding sequence ATGAAAATAGATAAAGTACTTATCCTGGGATCAGGGGCCTTAAAGATAGGAGAAGCTGGGGAATTTGATTATTCTGGAACACAAGCTTTAAAAGCTCTTAAAGAGGAGGGAATTTATACTATATTGATTAATCCAAATATCGCAACTGTTCAAACTTCGAAAGAAGTTGCTGATAAAGTTTATTTTCTTCCTCTCACATTTTTTTTTATAAAAAGCGTCATCGAAAAGGAAAAACCAAAAGGAATTTTTCTTTCTTTTGGAGGACAAACTGCCTTAAATTGTGGAATACAACTTTTTAAAGAAGGAATTATAGAAAAATATAAAATTCAAGTTTTAGGTACGTCTATTGAATCTATAATTCACAGTGAAGATAGAAATCTATTTAGAAATAGGTTAAGTCGTATTAATATAAAAACGGCAAAAAGCTTTGTAGTCCATTCTATGGATCATGCCATATTCTATTCTTTAAAAATTGGGTTCCCTATTATAATTAGGTCTTCTTATACACTTGGAGGTTTAGGGAGTGGTTACGCAAAAAATATTCATGATTTAAAGGAAATCGTCAGTAAAGCTTTCTATTATTCCTCTCAAGTTGTTGTAGAAGAATATTTAGAAGGATGGAAAGAGATTGAATATGAAATAGTTAGAGATAAATACAATAATTGTATTGCAGTATGCAATATGGAAAACTTTGATCCTATAGGAATTCATACAGGGGAAAGTATTGTAGTATCCCCATCGCAGACTTTAACAAATTCAGAATATTATGGGTTAAGAAATTTAGCTATCCATATAGCTAGGGATTTAAAGATAGTTGGAGAATGTAATGTTCAATTTGCATTAGATCCTAGATCGGAAGATTATCGTGTTATTGAAGTGAATGCACGTCTTTCTCGTTCTAGCGCTCTTGCTTCTAAAGCAACTGGTTATCCATTAGCTTTTGTTTCTGCAAAATTAGCTATAGGATATGGATTGCATGAATTAAAAAATTCTGTGAATAAAACTACTTATGCTTTTTTTGAACCAGCATTGGATTATGTAGTATGTAAAATTCCAAGGTGGGATCTAAATAAATTTTATGGTGTTTCCAATAGAATTGGAAGTAGTATGAAAAGTATAGGAGAAGTCATGGCTATTGGAGGTTCGTTTGAAGAGGCCTTACAAAAAGGAATTAGAATGTTAGATATTGGAATGCTAGGATTCATAAATTCTAAAAAAAAAATGGGATCTACTCTTTTACTTAAGGAATTTTTGAAAAACCCAACTGATCAAAGAATTCTATTTTTAGAAGAAGCTTTCGAAAAAGGAATTTCTATCAAAGAAATACATGATCTTACAAAGATAGATCCATGGTTTTTATCCCAGTTGGATAACATATTTCAAACAAAAAAAGAGATTACTTCTTATGACGATTGGAGGGATATTCCGGATGAATTATTCCGTAAAGCTAAGCAAGAAGGGTTTTCTGATATGCAAATTGCTAACCTTTTTATTGATAAGGATAAAGAGAGTATTTATGCTATGGAAGAAAAAATAAGAAAATATAGAAAAAAAAAAGGAATTATTCCATATGTTCGACAAATTGATACTTTGGGGGCTGAATATCCATCATATACAAATTATTTGTATTTAACCTACCATTCTATTCAACATGACGTTCTTTATGAAAAAGATCATCAATCTGTAATAACTTTAGGATCCGGAGTTTATAGAATTGGAAGTAGTGTCGAATTTGATTGGTGTTGTGTCAATACATTAAATACTATTAATAAAGAATCTTATAGATCAATAATGATTAATTACAATCCAGAAACAGTTAGCACAGATTTTGATGTTTGTGATCGTTTATATTTTGAGGAGATAACTTTAGAACGTGTATTAGATATTATTGATTTAGAAAAACCAAAAGGAACAATAGTATCTATGGGAGGACAAATACCCAATAACTTAGTTTTAAAACTTTATGAAAAAGGAGTAAAGATTCTAGGAACATCTCCTATTTCTATAGACAAAGTGGAAAATAGATATAAATTTTCTAACGCTATGGATGTTTTAGGGATAGGACAACCTAGATGGAAAGAATTATCAGATTTTGATAGTATTTATCAGTTTGTAGAAAAAGTAGATTATCCTATATTAGTTAGACCCTCTTATGTTCTTTCAGGTTCGGATATGAATGTTATTTCCAATTATGAAGAACTCCAGCATTATCTTCTTCGTAATAAAGAATCGGTTTCTCCTGATCATCCATTGGTGATTACGGAGTTTATTAGAAATGCAAAAGAGATGGAATTAGATGCTGTTTCTCAAAATGGAGAGATATTGTATTATGCTATATCAGAACATGTAGAATTTGCTGGTGTCCATTCAGGAGATGCGACTTTGGTCTATCCTCCACATAATTTATATTTATCTACATTAAAGGAAATCATCCGTATGTCTAAGAAAATAGCAAAATATTTTAATATATCTGGACCTTTTAATATTCAATTTTTATCTAAAGAAAATGAAGTCAAAGTAATTGAATGTAATTTGAGAGCTTCTAGGAGTTTCCCTTTTGTATCAAAAATATCTCAGTTCAATATGATAGAACTAGCGACTCAAGTACTTCTTGGAAAGAAAAAAAAGAAAACGAAACCTAATTTTTTTACTACGAATTTTTTAGGGATAAAAGCCTCTCAATTTTCTTTTTCCCGTTTACAAGATGCAGATCCTATTTTAGGTGTGGATATGACTTCAACTGGAGAAGTCGGATGTTTAGGATATACCTTTGATGAAGCTCTTCTAAAATCCATGCTTTCTGTTGGTTATACTATTCCAAAAAAAAATATTCTGATATCTAGTGGTCCAATTGATTCTAAATTAGATCTGTTAAATATGGTTAAACTTTTGCATAAAAAAAGATATATATTATTTGCTACAGAAGGAACAAATAATTTTTTATCCGATTGTGGAGTTCCATCAATAAGGGTTCATTGGCCAAATGAAAGAAAATATCCCAATGTTATTGACTTGATCAAAGATAGAAAATTCGATCTTATTATCAATATTCCTAAAAATTTAAGTAAATTCGAGTTAGATAATGATTATGCGATAAGACGTTGTTCCGTAGATTTTAATATTCCTCTACTAACTAATACGCGTTTGGCTAAAGCTTTTATACAAGCTTTTTGTAATTTATCTATGGATAAGCTATCCATCAATTCTTGGGATGAATATCAATAA
- a CDS encoding acetylornithine carbamoyltransferase — protein sequence MKNFFSVKDVLNVYDLIKEAINLKKDPYCFQHIGKNKTIGLVFFNPSLRTRISCQKAAFNLGCNTWLLNIHRDSWNIEMKDGNVMKETQEHLKEAISVMSLYCDILAVRTFPHLIDRDYDYNEVLFKKILNYSKVPVVNMESATLHPLQSLADLMTIYEFTPFFSKKKCKVVLSWAPHVKALPHSVANSFSQWISKIKEIDFTITCPEQYDLYEEFSNGVYTTYNQNEAFLNADFIYAKNWSSYINYGKILCHSSDWMINERKMRITNKAKFMHCLPVRRNMVVEDSVLDSPNSIVLQQAENRIYSSQIIFLKILQSLS from the coding sequence ATGAAAAATTTTTTTAGCGTAAAAGATGTCTTAAACGTATATGATCTCATTAAAGAAGCCATCAATTTGAAGAAAGATCCATATTGTTTTCAACATATTGGGAAGAATAAAACAATTGGATTGGTATTTTTTAATCCTAGTTTACGTACAAGAATTAGTTGTCAAAAAGCCGCTTTTAATTTAGGATGCAATACTTGGTTGTTAAATATTCATCGGGATTCCTGGAATATCGAAATGAAAGATGGAAATGTGATGAAAGAGACTCAAGAACATCTTAAGGAGGCTATTTCTGTAATGAGTTTATATTGTGATATTCTTGCAGTAAGAACTTTTCCTCATCTTATAGACAGAGATTATGATTATAATGAAGTTCTTTTTAAGAAAATATTGAACTATTCTAAAGTTCCAGTAGTAAACATGGAAAGTGCGACCTTGCATCCTTTGCAATCATTAGCTGATCTAATGACCATTTATGAATTTACCCCTTTTTTTTCTAAAAAAAAATGTAAAGTCGTGTTAAGTTGGGCTCCTCATGTAAAGGCATTGCCACATTCTGTGGCAAATTCCTTTTCCCAATGGATATCCAAAATAAAAGAAATAGATTTTACCATTACTTGTCCAGAACAGTACGATTTATATGAAGAATTTTCTAATGGAGTTTATACTACATATAACCAAAATGAAGCCTTTTTAAATGCAGATTTTATTTATGCAAAAAATTGGAGTAGTTATATAAATTATGGAAAAATACTCTGTCATAGTTCTGATTGGATGATTAACGAAAGAAAAATGAGAATAACAAATAAGGCAAAATTTATGCACTGTTTACCTGTAAGGAGAAATATGGTAGTGGAAGATTCTGTTTTGGATAGTCCCAATTCCATTGTTTTGCAACAAGCAGAAAATAGAATTTATTCTTCGCAAATAATTTTCTTGAAAATTTTACAATCTTTATCATGA
- the argB gene encoding acetylglutamate kinase gives MKIHIVKIGGNLISDQKWLHYSLEEFLKLEGNKILIHGGGRKATLISDKMGITPKFIQGRRVTDKETLDLVVMTYAGLINKNIVAKLQSYDCNALGLCGADGNSLQSCFRLKKTNTDIDYGYVGDITNKSVNTYFIKFLLKNNIVPVLCSITHNGTGNLLNTNADSIAAWIAISLKKDFKDEIELHFCFEKKGVLRDLQDEDSYLKRIDFRLFQIIRKNHTIKNGMIPKLENAFLALRNGVSKVSIGQPYYLNDVKNKTIICL, from the coding sequence ATGAAAATACATATAGTAAAAATTGGAGGAAATTTAATTAGTGATCAAAAATGGCTTCATTATTCTTTAGAAGAATTTTTAAAACTAGAAGGAAATAAGATATTAATTCATGGAGGAGGAAGAAAGGCTACCCTTATTTCTGATAAAATGGGGATTACTCCAAAATTTATACAAGGAAGAAGGGTTACGGATAAAGAAACTCTTGATCTAGTTGTCATGACCTATGCAGGTCTTATCAACAAAAATATTGTCGCAAAATTACAATCTTATGATTGTAATGCTTTGGGATTGTGCGGAGCGGATGGGAATAGTCTTCAGTCATGCTTCCGTTTAAAAAAAACCAATACCGATATTGATTATGGATATGTAGGGGATATAACAAATAAAAGTGTTAATACGTATTTTATAAAATTTCTTTTGAAAAACAATATTGTTCCTGTATTATGTTCTATCACTCATAATGGAACAGGAAATCTTCTAAACACGAATGCAGATAGTATAGCTGCATGGATTGCCATCTCATTGAAAAAGGATTTTAAGGATGAAATAGAGTTACATTTTTGTTTCGAAAAAAAGGGGGTATTACGAGATTTACAGGATGAAGATTCCTATTTAAAAAGAATAGATTTTCGTTTATTTCAAATAATAAGAAAGAATCATACTATTAAAAATGGGATGATTCCAAAATTAGAAAATGCATTTCTTGCATTAAGAAATGGGGTATCTAAGGTAAGTATCGGTCAACCTTATTATTTAAATGATGTTAAGAATAAGACCATTATATGTCTTTAG